A portion of the Chiloscyllium punctatum isolate Juve2018m chromosome 5, sChiPun1.3, whole genome shotgun sequence genome contains these proteins:
- the cox6c gene encoding cytochrome c oxidase subunit 6C — MSSAVIAKPVMRGLLAKRLRFHLAVAFTLAFAAAGTFKFVVGDSRKKAYADFYKKYDSMKAFEAMRDAGIFESVKPKK, encoded by the exons ATGTCTTCTGCTGTGATTGCCAAGCCTGTGATGCGAGGCCTATTGGCCAAACGTCTACGATTTCACTTGGCTGTGGCTTTTACTTTAGCTTTTGCAGCAGCTGGTACCTTCAAG TTTGTAGTAGGTGATTCCAGGAAGAAAGCATATGCTGACTTCTATAAGAAGTATGATTCAATGAAGGCTTTTGAGGCCATGAGGGATGCTGGTATATTTGAAAGTGTGAAACCAAAGAAGTAG